From one Streptomyces sp. NBC_01478 genomic stretch:
- a CDS encoding GlxA family transcriptional regulator codes for MPQGSSQRPPVRPHRVAVIVDEGTNPFEVGVATELFGLPRPELGLPGPLYEVLVCTPAREVRMNHGFFTLTGAHGLDAVDSADTLVVPGRPDNVVPRGVAVLDAIRRTHARGARVMSLCTGSFALAEAGLLDGRRATTHWMWADRFRALHPRVRLEPDVLFVDDGDILTAAGSAAALDLGLHVVRRDHGAEIANAVSRRLVFAAHRDGGQRQFVERPLPDVPDESLAPLLAWAQERLGEPLTVAGLAARAAVSPATLHRRFRAQLGTTPLAWLTGERVALACRLIERGEERLDVVAERCGLGTGANLRVRLRRETGLSPSAYRRRFGPAAGEAVMS; via the coding sequence ATGCCGCAAGGATCCTCTCAGCGTCCTCCCGTCCGTCCGCATCGCGTCGCCGTCATCGTCGACGAGGGCACCAACCCCTTCGAGGTCGGTGTCGCCACCGAGCTGTTCGGGCTGCCGCGGCCCGAACTGGGGCTTCCCGGGCCGCTGTACGAGGTCCTGGTGTGCACGCCCGCGCGTGAGGTGCGGATGAACCACGGGTTCTTCACCCTCACCGGAGCGCACGGTCTCGACGCGGTGGACTCGGCGGACACCCTCGTCGTGCCGGGCCGGCCCGACAACGTCGTACCGCGCGGGGTGGCCGTTCTCGACGCGATCCGGCGCACCCACGCGCGCGGGGCCCGTGTCATGAGCCTGTGCACCGGGAGCTTCGCGCTCGCCGAGGCCGGGCTGCTGGACGGGCGCCGGGCCACCACCCACTGGATGTGGGCCGACCGTTTCCGCGCCCTGCACCCGCGCGTGCGGCTCGAACCGGACGTCCTCTTCGTGGACGACGGGGACATCCTCACCGCCGCCGGCAGCGCCGCCGCGCTCGACCTCGGGCTGCATGTCGTACGGCGGGACCACGGTGCCGAGATCGCCAACGCGGTGTCCAGGAGGCTCGTCTTCGCGGCCCACCGGGACGGCGGGCAACGCCAGTTCGTGGAGCGGCCGTTGCCCGATGTGCCCGACGAGTCGCTGGCGCCGCTGCTCGCGTGGGCGCAGGAGCGGCTGGGGGAGCCGTTGACGGTGGCCGGGCTGGCCGCCCGCGCGGCCGTCTCCCCCGCGACCCTGCACCGGCGCTTCCGGGCGCAGCTCGGGACGACGCCGCTCGCGTGGCTGACCGGGGAGCGGGTGGCGCTGGCGTGCCGGCTGATCGAGCGCGGGGAGGAACGGCTGGACGTGGTGGCCGAGCGGTGTGGTCTCGGGACCGGCGCGAACCTGCGGGTGCGGCTGCGCCGCGAGACCGGATTGAGCCCGTCGGCCTATCGGCGGCGTTTCGGACCGGCTGCCGGGGAAGCCGTAATGTCATGA
- a CDS encoding cupin domain-containing protein, translating into MEPIAPLSLATALASFTDRWSPRIVTTVNDYDVRVAKVEGEHLWHTHDHTDEFFLVLDGELHIALREPAGERTVVLPKGSVFTVPRGTEHKPYAPVPTEILLLEPTGTLTVGDHHEAVPDHVDATTGHALA; encoded by the coding sequence ATGGAACCCATCGCACCCCTCTCCCTCGCCACCGCGCTCGCCTCCTTCACCGACCGCTGGAGCCCCCGCATCGTCACCACCGTCAACGACTACGACGTACGCGTCGCCAAGGTCGAGGGCGAACACCTCTGGCACACCCACGACCACACCGACGAGTTCTTCCTGGTCCTGGACGGCGAACTGCACATCGCGCTCCGCGAGCCGGCGGGGGAGCGCACGGTCGTCCTCCCCAAGGGCTCCGTCTTCACGGTCCCGCGCGGCACGGAACACAAGCCCTACGCCCCGGTCCCCACCGAGATCCTGCTCCTCGAACCGACGGGCACGCTCACGGTCGGCGACCACCACGAGGCCGTACCGGACCATGTCGATGCGACGACCGGGCACGCGCTGGCGTGA